The Cryptomeria japonica unplaced genomic scaffold, Sugi_1.0 HiC_scaffold_288, whole genome shotgun sequence genome contains the following window.
ATATACTGAGAGGCTCAATTTTCGATATATAAACAAAGCATCATGATTGGAAACCTATAATATTACTTTTATGTTCGGTTAGACGAGTTAACTATTCTAGTATTATTACGAATGCTTTCTATTTTAATGTTCTAACATATGTTTAAACATACTCTTAGCTATGATAATTCTATGTGAGAGAAAAACATCGATAAATATAAGAGTTCAAACTACAACTCAATATACGAATCTTTTTATAAGAAAcacttttataattatataaattaacactttgatatatatagataaaattttatatatatggaTGAAAAGATTCCTTAAATGGATGGAATACATTACGAGGAATATCAAAATGGATGGAAGACAGTAGCCACAGAAATAGAAATAGGAGAGGAGGGGGTAAATAGAGCTCTATTCTATTGGCATTCTACATTCACAATCCTCATAGCTTCGAATCGTGGCTCTTTGGCTTCATATTTCTGGTGGCTGTAAACCTGCATGTAGTCTCCAAACAGATACTCTGGATACTCTGGATAAACCGATAATTCATCACCGGTCTGAGCAGTAAGTTGAGATGCGGGATAAACCTTGGCATTATATGAGGGATTATAAAACGATGCCACTGAGAAACGGTTGCCATTCTTAGTGGGTAGAATGCGATGCCATGCGCTGGTGTATTTGCCGTTAGTGATGGCTTCCAACTGGTCCCCAATGTCAACAACTATTGCGTATGGAATGGGTTGCACGTCAACCCAAGTGCCATCATCGAGGACCTGCAAACCGGACACTTGATCGTCTTGGTATAAGAGAATGAGGCCACCTGCATCTGTGTGTGCACGGATGCCCTTGATGAGGTCCGGTCTAGGGCAAGGAGGATAATGGCTCACTTTGGTGCCGAAGAAGGGCTTCTCTCCTCCCGCAAATGCCTCTTTCAGGTACTCTTTCTCTAGCCCCAGATTCAAACTTATTACTTCCAACAGCTTTTCTGTCAATGAAAATATCTTGTTTCGAAACTCCTGGATAGTTTCCCTGAGAAAAATGCAATATAATGTCTTAGTATTTAGTTTTTCGATATCCAGAAACCAGAAACACTTGTATATAGATCATGCTCATATTAATTTTTTCTATTCTATATTTATAGAAACGTTTGAATTGTGCACAAAATAGTTGAGTAGTTGTACTTGAAATCACTGGGTTGGGAAGGCCATGAATTGGTCTCCTGCATCTCATGTATTTGAATAACATCTTCCCAATCAACGTTCTCGATCTTATCAGCGTTATCGCTGTCAAGAGCGTTGCTCAACAACCTTACAGGCAAAGAGGCATTGAAGCTCTGCTCTCTGTTAAGCTTGTAATGCTCCGAGCAAACTTTCTTTACACGGTCCATGAGTTCATGCTCTATGCCATGGTTCAAAAGCTGCAAACGCAAAACGAAATCACTTCAACTCTGTTTTCTCTATAATTAGTAAGTTTTGCACATGAGAAAATATGATCAGTTGTGTTTTTCACCTGAAAGAAACCAGTACTCTCGCAGGCCTTGGCTATTTCAGCCATGATCACCTCTCTGTCTCCTCCGTCTATGTTTTTCATGTCAATCACTGGAACGCCCATTTTCCTTATAAATTTGCACTACAAATTCTCTTGAAAAGGAGTAGAAGAAACGGGCTGCTGGTTACTGGTTACTACTTTTATGCAATGCTGTGGTGCGCGCAGCTCTTTATATAGATGCACATCAGGAAGGAATGTGACTGAGCTAAGCAATTAACATGAACACGATAGACGACTTACGTGGTCTGCGATGCCGCAGATTCAATGAATATGATAGACGACTTATCGTTATCGGCCTGGTCTGCGGATAAGTCTTGCATATAAACGTGAAATGAATTAAAACGTGTATCTTAACAACTGCGAGCGAAACAGAGATTAGGAGAGTATTTAGCTTTTCCAAAGAAACTGTTTATTCTCGGATTTTTGAAGATCTGcttgtattttttaattataaagtcaATTTAACTCGTTTTGAAGATGACAATAGGTTTTTGAATAATTGATTACTACAGCGGGTGATAGGACTGATTAACCAATCGGATCAACAGAAACTGGGTAAGCAACGAAGTCGCTGCTGGCCCTGGAACCGGAACTTGTGTGGGCTCAGGAGATGCTGGCTAGTGAGATGGCTATGGTACTGGCCGTGCCTTTGCCTTCGTTCCTAGGTCTCAATCACGAACATCTGGATCTGGCTCACGAAGTGGtaagtgaatttaaattatttagAAAAATGACCAAGCAGTCTACGTTTTGAATATTTAACTTTTTATTGACAATGTCGTTTTTCTTTAAAGCCGATTTAAGTTGTTTAGAAGATAACACAGGAGCCTTATGTTCTGGACAGCCGATTAATTTAGCAAAACAATAATAATTCTTCTTTtatctaagattagatttcttttcttttatatatatttgaAAGGGAAGGCCTTAAATCTCTATGCTATCTTCAGGGGGTGGAAGTTAATCTAAATCATTTAAAAGATGACAAACAATTCCCATAATCTGAACAGACAACCCCAATAGTCACCACTCTTTAATACCATCACACCATCATCAAGGTTTTTTGCGACTGAGCCACCCACCATTATGACAAGATGCTCCACTCTCACAAAAATATCTCCCAAACGATTCATAAGAAAAATGCCAATTTATCTTATGACAAACAATGGCTATAACTCCCAGCATTGACATTCACATTTATGTAACCTACCCTATTCAATATGGTTTTAATGCCAAAGGGTTGTAGCTCAATTGGTGAGGACGATGGTGTGTGATATAGAATCCATGCACCAAGGTTGAAATCCCCGGAGCCGCCTTCGCAACAGGTTCAATCCCTTATGGACTGGATCCCACTGTACGTGGCTGCTTAGCCGAAGGCGACTTGTGGTTTAGATGTATGCTTACTCAAATCGTTGTAATATGCTATACAAAGGAAAACATGCCAACGTTGATGTATTCCTGACTTGTTTTTATAAAAATAAGTATGCTCTTAACAATATCTAAAGTATCCTAGAGAATAATAATAACCAAAtaatttaccaataaaaaaaataataataactaaataattccTACCAAGATCCCATGGGTGTCCATTTTCCAATGTATGTCATTACAAAAATGTTAGAgaggtaaatattaaatatatgaaaatcaatatcctcaaaatcatTATCTAACCCAGGACATTGATTCAAAGACTACTTATGATCGATAGGAAAACGAATAATCACCAAATTGCACTCGTGCATATATAACCACTACAAAATAGCCTCCACATGCATACCATaactaagaaaaataaaatttgaacTCAATCTATATTGATTTCCATGTCAAAGATATATTTGTCATCCCCTAAAtgtttcatatcaaaatcacacTGCAACAATCTTGAGCATTTTAATCTTCTTGCGAATGTGCTATCGTTTATAACACTCTCTTGAAGGTCGTTGCAACGCTCTACAACCTACTTGGTCGCCTTGGCTTCTCCAAAGAGTTGAGGTGAATTTGGTCTTGTTATTTTTACAGATTAGTTCTCATTCTTCTCATGTAATTTTATCCATCAACATTAAATCCTATGTTGTACTCGACACCTTGGGATTTCACTAACTTTTCGACCACACATATACACACTAGTTTGTGACTCCCCGTGGACATGGGATTGGAATTCAGGGATTTTATGAATTATTCGACCTCCTAGAAACACAGAGGATAAAACGACAcatctttttaa
Protein-coding sequences here:
- the LOC131064060 gene encoding 1-aminocyclopropane-1-carboxylate oxidase-like; this translates as MGVPVIDMKNIDGGDREVIMAEIAKACESTGFFQLLNHGIEHELMDRVKKVCSEHYKLNREQSFNASLPVRLLSNALDSDNADKIENVDWEDVIQIHEMQETNSWPSQPSDFKETIQEFRNKIFSLTEKLLEVISLNLGLEKEYLKEAFAGGEKPFFGTKVSHYPPCPRPDLIKGIRAHTDAGGLILLYQDDQVSGLQVLDDGTWVDVQPIPYAIVVDIGDQLEAITNGKYTSAWHRILPTKNGNRFSVASFYNPSYNAKVYPASQLTAQTGDELSVYPEYPEYLFGDYMQVYSHQKYEAKEPRFEAMRIVNVECQ